The sequence below is a genomic window from Syntrophorhabdaceae bacterium.
TCAAAAACCGGGAAGCAGAACATACAAAAGGAAAGGGCTTTCCGTTCACGAGGAGTTTGTACCGGTGGAGAAGGCCATGGTATACGTTCCGGCGGGAACGGCTGCCTACCCTTCATCGCTCATCATGGGGGTTGTGCCCGCCAAACTTGCCGGCGTGAAAGAGATATATATAGCAACGCCTGCGCAGAACGGAAAGGTCAACCCCTACATATGCGCCGCGGCATCGCTCCTCAACGCCCGCCACGTCTATCGAGTAGGCGGCGCGCAGGCGATATACGCCTTCGCCTATGGCGTGGGTCCTATTCCCAAGGTCGACATGATAGTCGGCCCGGGAAACGCATACGTGGAAGAGGCGAAAAAGGACGTATACGGAAGCGTTGGTATCGATATGCTTGCAGGACCAACGGAGCTTATGATTCTCTGCACAGAACCGTTTTCGCCAGAGGCGCTTTCCTGGGACATGTTCTCTCAGGCAGAGCACGACGAAATGGCTCTGACAGGTCTTTTTTCCGCCTCCAAAGACCACTTGAAGGAGGTTGAACGGTCTATAAAGCGATTGATCTCAGCTAACCGGAGAAGGCAGGTCGTTGAGTTGGCGCTCAATAAGAACGGCTTCCTTGCGTACTACCGGAACATTGACAAAGCCATTGAGGCGATCAACCGACTCGCCCCCGAACACATGGAGCTTATAGGTGACAGAACGAAAGTAAAGAGAGTGCGCTACCCGGGCGTTATCTATGTGGGCCCGCATACCACGGTAGCCATGGGCGACTACTACATCGGCACGAACCATGTGTTGCCCACAAGCGGGGCCGGCAGATTCAGCGGAGGCTTAAGCGTGGACCGGTTTACAAAACGAAAGGTAGTTGTTACAATAGAGAAGTCATTCGTTGAGACGTACGGGGAGGCGGCCATTCGGCTCTCCCATATCGAAGGCCTGTTCGCCCACGGCGAAGCGATCAGAACGCGCAAGGAGCTTTTAAGATGAAATTGAAAATAGGGTTGCCCAAGGGGAGCCTGCAGGAGACCACGTTCAGGCTCTTCAAGAATGCGGGCTATACCATAAAAGTGGCAGAACGCTCCTACGTGCCCGCCATTGACGATCCGGAGATCGAGGGGCTTCTCATCAGGGCGCAGGAGATGGCCCGCTACGTTGAAGAGGGCATACTTGACCTTGGCATTACAGGCTGGGATTGGGTGCTCGAGCAAGACGCGAAGGTCGTGGAACTCACCAGGCTCAAATACGGAAAGGTGGGCTTCAGGGGCGTAAAGTGGGTTGTTGCGGTTCCCCAGGACTCAAAGATTAAGAAGGTCGAGGATCTCAAGGGCAAGAAGATCGCCACGGAACTCGTGGGTTTTACCAAACGCTATTTGAAAAAACGAGGCGTAGACGCTCAGGTAGAGTTTTCCTGGGGGGCGACAGAGGTGAAGCCCCCACTCCTTGCCGACGCCATCGTTGAAGTGACCGAAACCGGGGCATCGCTTACGGCGAACAACCTGCGCATTATCGATACGATCCTTGAATCTGAGACCGTGCTCGTGGCCAACAAGAAGGCATGGGCCGATCCCTGGAAAAAGCGGAAGATGGAGAATATTGTCATCCTGCTGAAAGGCGCACTCGTTGCCGAAGAAAAGGTGGGCCTCAAGATGAACGTACCTGCGAAGAAGCTGGGGCAGGTTATCGGCATACTCCCCTCGCTCCACACGCCCACAGTTTCTAACCTCTCCGACAAGGGATGGGTGGCTATCGAGGTGATCCTCGACGAAAAGGTTGTGCGGGACATCATACCGGACCTGAAACGGGCCGGGGCCCAGGGTATCGTAGAATACCCGCTCAACAAGGTCATCGTATAGGGGGGCGCATGGAAAGAAAAGCCAAGGTAGAACGAAAGACCAAAGAGACCTCTGTAACGATAAAATGGACGCTTGACGGCAGTGGCACCTATACGATATCAACGGGAATCCCCTTTTTCGATCATATGCTGAGTCTCTTCGCCAAGCATGGCCTCTTCGATCTGGAAGTGAAGGCCAAGGGCGACATAGAGGTTGATTACCATCATACGGTTGAGGACATAGGCATTGCCATGGGAGAGGCCTTAAAGGATGCCCTGGGGCCGTCCGAGGGGATAGAGCGTTACGGTTACGCCATCATCCCCATGGACGAAGCGCTCTGCATGTTTGCCTGTGACCTTGGAGGGAGGCCGACTCTGGTCTGGAAGGGCAGGATAGCCGGAAGGACAGGAGATTTCGATCTGGACGTGGTCAAAGAGTTCTTTCAGGGGTTCGTAAACCAGGCGAGGGTCTCAATTCACGTCAACCTCCTCACCGGGAGCAATCTGCACCACAAAACCGAAGCCATCTTCAAGGCCTTCGGGAGATCCTTAAGGGATGCCGCGGCAAAGAACCAACGCATCAAAGGGGTCCTTTCAACAAAAGGCGTTCTGTAACCGAATAACCGGACAACAAGATGTAAAAGAGCTTGAGGGCGGTGAGATTTTGATAGCAGTCATAGACTACGGTATGGGTAACTTAAGAAGCGTGACGAACGCCCTTGAGAAGCTGGGGGCCCGTGCGATTGTCACGCGGGAACGAAAGATTATTGAGGATGCGGCAGCGATCGTTTTGCCAGGCGTTGGTGCCTTCGGCAAATGCATAGAGAACCTCGAGAAATTTGACCTGATCGGCTTGATCAAGGGGATGATTGAACAAGGGAAAAGATATCTCGGCATATGCCTTGGCATGCAGGTGCTTTTTGAATCGAGCGAGGAAGCGCCGGGAGTTGCGGGCATGGGCGTCCTCAAGGGAACTGTTCCGCGTTTCAGGTCAGACTTAAAGGTGCCGCACATGGGGTGGAACAGTATCGAAGTCGTTAAGAAGACAGAGATCCTAAGGGGTATCGAAAGCGGCGAACATTTCTATTTTGTGCACTCCTATTACTGCAGCCCCGAGGAGCAAGACGTCGTGGCCACAAGGACCGTCTACGGAGAAACTTTTGCGTCCGCGGTTGAGAGGGACAATCTCTTCGCCTGCCAGTTTCACCCGGAGAAGAGCCAGCGGGTAGGGCTCAAACTCCTTAAGAATTTCATAGACCTTACAGGCTAAGTAAGCCTTTTCTGCGCAATCCTCGTAAAACAACAACGTTCCCGAACGGCGAGCTCGATACGGCGCGCCCGGCCGGATTCTTCTGTCTTTACTAATGGGACAGAAAGATGGTAAAAGGTACAGATGGAACACCTCGTGCGCCTCGAGAGCGCGGACGAAACGAGTGTCCGGGGGAGAGGGACGAGGCGAAGCCCAAGGATCGGCGAAAATCTTGCCTTATCACAGGGCGAGGCGATGGTTGACCATATGCAAGACAATTCCTGCGAAGACGTGAGAGGGCTTAGCCACTCGCCTTACGAAGCCATGAAGAGACCCGTGGAGCATAACGACGCGCAAACAATAATCAGGGAAATGCACCTCCGCGATGTCGGTCTGACCCTTGAAATAGAGAAAAAATCGTTCATCGCTCCCTGGAGCAGCGCCATGTTCGGAGAGACGCTTGTTTCAGACATTTCCAAGGGTTTTGTGCTTGAGCTTGGCAAGAGGATTGTCGGCTACATAATATTTTACGCTGTTAGCGTGGAAGCCCACATCATGAATCTTGCCGTTGACCCGCTCAAGAGAAGGCAGGGCTATGCCGCGCGTCTTCTGTCCCATACCGTAGAACTTTTGAAAAAGAGCCACATTTCAGAATGTTACCTGGAAGTAAGGGAACACAACAAAGAGGCCATAGGACTTTACAGCAAGTTCGGTTTTGAAGTAATAGGAAGGAGAAAGCGATACTATCCCGAAACGGGTGAAGATGCGTTCGTCATGCGACTTACGCTCACCGGACAGGAAGATTAGGCACCAAAGACGTGGAAGAGGAATGAAAATCGTGGATGATAAAGTTGCAACGATTATCGAGAACCGACATGTGGTTTCAAACTATTTCCTAGTTAAGCTCAAGCTCGCAGGGCCTATGTGGAAGGTGAAGCCCGGCCAATTTGTCATGTTGAAGGTGCCCGGGGGAGAGCTTTTCTTGCGGAGGCCCTTCAGCATCTTTGATTACGGGAGAGAGACCATTTCGATCATGTACAGGGTGGTAGGTAAAGGTACGGATGCGTTAAGCCGCGCGAAAAAGAACGAGAAAACCCTGGTTCTCGGGCCATTAGGTAACGGATTTGCCGCGCCAAAGAGGTCAAAGCCGGTCGTGATAACGGGCGGCATTGGTGTCGCGGGAGTGCACCTGCTTGCGAAGAGCCTTGGGCGCAAGGCCCGGATATTCTACGGGTGCGCGCATAAGGACGAGCTCGCCGTCATGAAGGACATTATGGATTTTAACCCCGCCATCGCCACCCTCGACGGGTCACGGGGGTTTAAGGGCGACGTCGTGTCGCTGTTTCGACGTGAGATCAAACCTTCCGCGTTAGGGGATATAGAAATATTCACGTGCGGACCTCACGGCATGGTGAAAAGCTTGAAAAAATGCATAAGCGCATCAAAGACGCCGTGTCAGGTGCTCATGGAAGAACACATGGCCTGCGGGCTCGGACTCTGTTTCGGCTGTGTGGTAAAAACGACTGACGTGGAGGAGCCCTATAAAAGGGCGTGCAAAGAGGGGCCTGTTTTCGACTTATGGCAAGTATCTCTATAAAATTATTCGGCAAAACACTGAGGAATCCCGTGATGAACGCCTCCGGTACCCTCGGCTACTCGAGCGAAATCGAAGCCCTTTGGGGGGTTAAGACTCTCGGGGCTTACGTGACCAAGGGGCTTTCCCTGACGCCGCACCACGGGAACCCCATACCAAGGGTCTGGGACGAACGGTCAGGCATGATAAACAGCATTGGCCTTCAAAACATGGGCGTGGAGAAATTCTTTGCCCAACATTTCAGCTTTTTCAGGAAGAAAAAGACCCCCGTCATCATCAATTTTTTCGGTTTCACCGAAGAGGAGTATGTGCGCTGTGCGGAGAGCATAAAGCCGCAT
It includes:
- the hisD gene encoding histidinol dehydrogenase — protein: MRVWDLEKEYDRFISFILQGREKKKQNVGAAVEIIKQEVLQKKEKALVAFSRKWDQWDRNYPLKLSPEEIRRAASGISREDVAVLKGMIKHVTSYHKGQKPGSRTYKRKGLSVHEEFVPVEKAMVYVPAGTAAYPSSLIMGVVPAKLAGVKEIYIATPAQNGKVNPYICAAASLLNARHVYRVGGAQAIYAFAYGVGPIPKVDMIVGPGNAYVEEAKKDVYGSVGIDMLAGPTELMILCTEPFSPEALSWDMFSQAEHDEMALTGLFSASKDHLKEVERSIKRLISANRRRQVVELALNKNGFLAYYRNIDKAIEAINRLAPEHMELIGDRTKVKRVRYPGVIYVGPHTTVAMGDYYIGTNHVLPTSGAGRFSGGLSVDRFTKRKVVVTIEKSFVETYGEAAIRLSHIEGLFAHGEAIRTRKELLR
- the hisG gene encoding ATP phosphoribosyltransferase, which gives rise to MKLKIGLPKGSLQETTFRLFKNAGYTIKVAERSYVPAIDDPEIEGLLIRAQEMARYVEEGILDLGITGWDWVLEQDAKVVELTRLKYGKVGFRGVKWVVAVPQDSKIKKVEDLKGKKIATELVGFTKRYLKKRGVDAQVEFSWGATEVKPPLLADAIVEVTETGASLTANNLRIIDTILESETVLVANKKAWADPWKKRKMENIVILLKGALVAEEKVGLKMNVPAKKLGQVIGILPSLHTPTVSNLSDKGWVAIEVILDEKVVRDIIPDLKRAGAQGIVEYPLNKVIV
- the hisB gene encoding imidazoleglycerol-phosphate dehydratase HisB, which gives rise to MERKAKVERKTKETSVTIKWTLDGSGTYTISTGIPFFDHMLSLFAKHGLFDLEVKAKGDIEVDYHHTVEDIGIAMGEALKDALGPSEGIERYGYAIIPMDEALCMFACDLGGRPTLVWKGRIAGRTGDFDLDVVKEFFQGFVNQARVSIHVNLLTGSNLHHKTEAIFKAFGRSLRDAAAKNQRIKGVLSTKGVL
- the hisH gene encoding imidazole glycerol phosphate synthase subunit HisH, whose translation is MPRQRTNASKGSFQQKAFCNRITGQQDVKELEGGEILIAVIDYGMGNLRSVTNALEKLGARAIVTRERKIIEDAAAIVLPGVGAFGKCIENLEKFDLIGLIKGMIEQGKRYLGICLGMQVLFESSEEAPGVAGMGVLKGTVPRFRSDLKVPHMGWNSIEVVKKTEILRGIESGEHFYFVHSYYCSPEEQDVVATRTVYGETFASAVERDNLFACQFHPEKSQRVGLKLLKNFIDLTG
- the rimI gene encoding ribosomal protein S18-alanine N-acetyltransferase, with protein sequence MEHLVRLESADETSVRGRGTRRSPRIGENLALSQGEAMVDHMQDNSCEDVRGLSHSPYEAMKRPVEHNDAQTIIREMHLRDVGLTLEIEKKSFIAPWSSAMFGETLVSDISKGFVLELGKRIVGYIIFYAVSVEAHIMNLAVDPLKRRQGYAARLLSHTVELLKKSHISECYLEVREHNKEAIGLYSKFGFEVIGRRKRYYPETGEDAFVMRLTLTGQED
- a CDS encoding dihydroorotate dehydrogenase electron transfer subunit, with protein sequence MDDKVATIIENRHVVSNYFLVKLKLAGPMWKVKPGQFVMLKVPGGELFLRRPFSIFDYGRETISIMYRVVGKGTDALSRAKKNEKTLVLGPLGNGFAAPKRSKPVVITGGIGVAGVHLLAKSLGRKARIFYGCAHKDELAVMKDIMDFNPAIATLDGSRGFKGDVVSLFRREIKPSALGDIEIFTCGPHGMVKSLKKCISASKTPCQVLMEEHMACGLGLCFGCVVKTTDVEEPYKRACKEGPVFDLWQVSL